The Streptomyces sp. NBC_00510 genomic interval CCACGTAGACGTAGCCCGCCTGGACCTTGCCGGTGACCTTGGCGACGCCGTCGACGAGGTCGACGACCACGCCGTCCTCTGCGAGGACGCAGCGCTGCTTCGGGATGCCGGTGGCCTGGCCGAGTTCGGCGTTGGCACGCAGGTGCCGCCATTCGCCGTGGACCGGCATGAGGTTCCGCGGCCTGCAGATGTTGTAGAAGTACACCAGTTCGCCGGCGGAGGCGTGGCCGGAGACGTGCACCTTGGCGTTGCCCTTGTGCACGACGTTGGCGCCCCAGCGGGTGAGGCCGTTGATCACGCGGTAGACCGCGTTCTCGTTGCCGGGGATGAGCGAGGAGGCCAGGACCACCGTGTCGCCCTCGACGATGCGGATCTGGTGGTCGCGGTTGGCCATCCGGGACAGGGCCGCCATGGGTTCGCCCTGGGAGCCGGTGCACACCAGGACGATCTTCTCGTCGGGGAGGTCGTCAAGCGTCTTGACCTCCACGATGAGACCCGGTGGGACCCGCAGGTAGCCCAGGTCACGGGCGATGCCCATGTTGCGGACCATGGAGCGGCCGATGAAGGCGACCTTGCGGCCGCGCTCGTGGGCCGCGTCCAGGACCTGCTGGATGCGGTGGACGTGGCTGGCGAAGCTGGCCACGATGATCCGCTTCTCGGCCTTGGCGAATACCTGGCGCAGCACCGGCAGGATGTCCCGCTCGTGCGGGATGAAGCCGGGCACCTCCGCGTTGGTGGAGTCGGAGAGCAGCAGGTCGATGCCCTCCTCCGACAGGCGCGCGAAGGCGTGCAGGTCGGTGAGCCGGCCGTCGAGCGGCAGCTGGTCCATCTTGAAGTCGCCGGTGTGCACGACCATGCCGGCCGGGGTGCGGATGGCGACCGCGAGGGCGTCGGGGATGGAGTGGTTGACCGCCACGAACTCGCAGTCGAAGGGCCCGATGCGCTCGCGCTGCCCCTCGGCGACCTCGAGGGTGTAGGGGCGGATGCGGTGCTCGGCGAGCTTGGCCTCGATGAGGGCCAGGGTCAGCTTCGAGCCGATCAGCGGGATGTCGTCCTTCTCCCGCAGGAGGAAGGGGACGGCGCCGATGTGGTCCTCGTGGCCGTGGGTGAGGACGATGCCGACGACGTCGTCCAGGCGGTCACGGATGGACGTGAAGTCCGGCAGGATCAGGTCAACTCCGGGCTGCTCCTCCTCCGGGAAGAGCACCCCGCAGTCGACGATCAGCAACCGGCCTCCGTACTCGAAGACCGTCATGTTGCGGCCGATCTCGCCGAGACCGCCGAGCGGGGTGATGCGCAAACCCCCTTCGGGCAGCGCGGGGGGCGGGCCGAGCTCAGGGTGCGGATGGCTCAAAGTATCTCCTCACCACGCACGCCACAGGCCCCGGGCGGACACCCGGGGACACCGTGCGCGCATGACAGCGTGCTTTCTGTTTCGTTGTCCTCATGGAGCGATATTCAGTTCTTAAGTCTGTGGTTACAGCTGTACCCCGCCGGCGGCGAGATCCTGCTTCAGCTGTGCCGTCGCGGCCTCGCCGAGCTCCACGAGCGGGAGCCGGAGCGGGCCGCCGGGCAGCCCCTGCAGGGCCAGGGCGGCCTTGGTGGTGATGACGCCCTGGGTGCGGAAGACGCCGGTGAAGACCGGGAGCAGCTTCTGGTGGATCTCGGCCGCCTTGTGGATGTCACCCGAGAGATACGCCTCGAGGAGGGCCCGTAGCTCAGGGCTGACCAGATGTCCCACGACGGAGACGAAGCCGGCGGCGCCGACGGAGAGCAGCGGCAGGTTGAGCATGTCGTCGCCGGAGTACCAGGCGAGGCCGCTGCGGCTGATGGCCCAGCTCGCGGCGGCGAGGTCGCCCTTGGCGTCCTTGTTGGCGACGATCCGGGGGTGCTCGGCGAGCCGGACGAGGGTCTCGGTCTCGATCGCGACGCCGCTGCGGCCGGGGATGTCGTAGAGCATCACCGGCAGACCGGTGGCGTCCGCGACGGCGGTGAAGTGCCGGTACAGGCCCTCCTGCGGGGGCTTGTTGTAGTACGGCGTCACCGTGAGCAGGCCGTGGGCACCGGCGCGCTCCGCCTGGCGGGCCAGCTCGACGGTGTGGTGGGTGTCGTTGGTGCCGACGCCGGCGACGACGAAGGCGCGGTCGCCCACCGCCTCCAGTACGGCCCGGACGAGCTGCTCTTTCTCCACGTCGCTGGTGGTCGGCGACTCACCGGTGGTGCCGTTGACGACCAGGCCGTCGTTGCCTGCCTCGACGAGGTGGGCGGCGAGCTGCTGCGCGCCGTCGAGGTCGAGGGCGCCGTCCGCGGTGAACGGCGTGACCATTGCGGTCAGGACCCGCCCGAAGGGGGTCTGCGGGGTGGAGGTCGGAGCCATGAGTCCAACGCTACTCGGTGCCGGTGCCGGGACACCCCCTCGGGACCTGCGATGAGGACTCCGGCGCTGCCTGCTCGGGGGTTCAAGCAGCACCGGAATCCGTTTCTGAAGACTAGACGAATTGCATGAAACCCGGCAATCGGAAGATTCCGGATGAGTGGTGACCTGCTACGGAGCGACCCGGCCGTTGGCGTTGAAGGCGGCGTGGGTGAGCGGCATGAGCTTCGCCCATTCGGCTTCCATCCGCTCCCCGACCATCTCGATCTCCCGCTGCGGGAAGGACGGGACCTTGGCGAGCTCGTGCTGGGTGCGCAGGCCGAGGAAGTGCATCAGCGAGCGGGCGTTGCAGGTGGCGTACATCGACGAGAACAGGCCGACCGGCAGGGTGGCCCGGGCGACCTCGCGGGCGACGCCGGCCGCCAGCATCTTCTGGTAGGCCTCGTAGGAATGCCGGTAGGAGGCCTCCATGGCGTCCACGGCGGCCTGGTGCTGCTCCGGGGACCCGTGCACGAACTCGTACTTCCCGGGGCGGCCCTGCTGCACCAGCTTGCGCTCCGTGGACGGCACGTAGAAGACCGGCTGCAGCTCGCGGTACCGGCCGGATTCCTCGTTGTACGACCATCCGACGCGGTGGCGCATGAACTCGCGGAAGACGAAGATCGGGGCGCTGATGAAGAAGGTCATGGAGTTGTGCTCGAAGGGGCTGCCGTGGCGGTCCCGCATGAGGTAATTGATCAGGCCCTTGGAGCGCTCCGGGTCCTTCGTCAGCTCCGCCAGGGACTGCTCGCCGGCCGTGGAGACCCGGGCGGCCCACAGCACGTCGGAGTCGGCGGCGCTGTGCTTGACGAGCTCGACGGTCACGTCGTCGCGGAACTGCACGGAGTCGTCGGCGGAGATGTCGGTCACCGGGCGTCCTTCCTCATGGAGCTTGGGGCGGCGCCCAGCCTATGCGCCCGCTCCGACATCGCCCGACACCCGTCGAACTCGGCCCCACCCCCCGCAAAGCGGAGCAAGGCAGACGACCGGCGGACCACTGCTGGCCGGTCCCGGCGGGGCCCGCTAGCCTCACCGATGTGTCTCTGCCCTTCCTCGCCGCCGACAGCGGCCACGACGAGTACGCCGCGGACGCCGCCCTTCCGCACCGGGTCCAGGACGGGTGGATCCGTCCCTACCGCCCGGGCCCCTGGCGGGTCGCCACGGCGGCGATGCTGCTGGTGCTCGCCTCGTACCTGCTCATCGCGGGAGTGATCATGGGGCTCGCGGGCAACGGGCCCGGGGTCGCCGCGACGGTCGTCGCCGCCGTGCTGGCCATCGTCTGCGCGCTGCGTCTGCTGCGCGTGGGGTTCTGGGTGAGCACGCGCGGGCTGCGGCAGGTGGGGCTCTTCTACACCACGACGCTGTCCTGGAACCGGGTCGGGGCCGTCCGTACGGCCCAGCAGCCGGTGAAGTGGCTGGGGCTGCCCCGGACCGTCCAGGGCC includes:
- a CDS encoding ribonuclease J produces the protein MSHPHPELGPPPALPEGGLRITPLGGLGEIGRNMTVFEYGGRLLIVDCGVLFPEEEQPGVDLILPDFTSIRDRLDDVVGIVLTHGHEDHIGAVPFLLREKDDIPLIGSKLTLALIEAKLAEHRIRPYTLEVAEGQRERIGPFDCEFVAVNHSIPDALAVAIRTPAGMVVHTGDFKMDQLPLDGRLTDLHAFARLSEEGIDLLLSDSTNAEVPGFIPHERDILPVLRQVFAKAEKRIIVASFASHVHRIQQVLDAAHERGRKVAFIGRSMVRNMGIARDLGYLRVPPGLIVEVKTLDDLPDEKIVLVCTGSQGEPMAALSRMANRDHQIRIVEGDTVVLASSLIPGNENAVYRVINGLTRWGANVVHKGNAKVHVSGHASAGELVYFYNICRPRNLMPVHGEWRHLRANAELGQATGIPKQRCVLAEDGVVVDLVDGVAKVTGKVQAGYVYVDGLSVGDITEASLKDRRILGEEGIVSVFIVVDSTTGKVVGGPFVQARGSGIDDAAFNEVLPKVEESLARAASDGVAEVRQLQQLIRRAIGKWVSDNYRRRPMILPVVVEV
- the dapA gene encoding 4-hydroxy-tetrahydrodipicolinate synthase, which translates into the protein MAPTSTPQTPFGRVLTAMVTPFTADGALDLDGAQQLAAHLVEAGNDGLVVNGTTGESPTTSDVEKEQLVRAVLEAVGDRAFVVAGVGTNDTHHTVELARQAERAGAHGLLTVTPYYNKPPQEGLYRHFTAVADATGLPVMLYDIPGRSGVAIETETLVRLAEHPRIVANKDAKGDLAAASWAISRSGLAWYSGDDMLNLPLLSVGAAGFVSVVGHLVSPELRALLEAYLSGDIHKAAEIHQKLLPVFTGVFRTQGVITTKAALALQGLPGGPLRLPLVELGEAATAQLKQDLAAGGVQL
- the thyX gene encoding FAD-dependent thymidylate synthase translates to MTDISADDSVQFRDDVTVELVKHSAADSDVLWAARVSTAGEQSLAELTKDPERSKGLINYLMRDRHGSPFEHNSMTFFISAPIFVFREFMRHRVGWSYNEESGRYRELQPVFYVPSTERKLVQQGRPGKYEFVHGSPEQHQAAVDAMEASYRHSYEAYQKMLAAGVAREVARATLPVGLFSSMYATCNARSLMHFLGLRTQHELAKVPSFPQREIEMVGERMEAEWAKLMPLTHAAFNANGRVAP